A part of Citrifermentans bremense genomic DNA contains:
- the pdxA gene encoding 4-hydroxythreonine-4-phosphate dehydrogenase PdxA, with amino-acid sequence MLNKPVIAVTMGDPCGIGPEIIAAALADPAITALCRPLVLGDRSAMERGIAVAGAKLDIASAPDLLPPLDPPPGTLYLREFSKLKLDEIPYGAPTVAGGDACYRYICEAARLCLDGTVQAMATAPINKESMNSAGHDYPGHTELLAELTGTPEVVMMLAGERLKVTLVTIHEPLARVPELVTFDRVLSTIRITHDALSRWFCPAPRLAVLALNPHCGEGGMFGDEESRIIAPAVAAARDMGIDAAGPVSADTLFHFAAKGGYDAVVCMYHDQGLIPLKLLHFDDGVNVTLGLPIIRTSVDHGTAYDLAGTGKASAESMKAALIMAARMAQQQVCR; translated from the coding sequence ATGTTGAATAAACCAGTCATAGCGGTCACCATGGGGGACCCCTGCGGCATCGGGCCGGAGATCATCGCGGCGGCGCTAGCCGACCCGGCCATCACGGCGCTCTGCCGTCCGCTGGTCCTCGGAGACCGCAGCGCCATGGAGCGCGGCATAGCGGTCGCGGGGGCCAAGCTCGATATAGCGTCCGCGCCCGACCTGCTCCCTCCCCTGGACCCGCCCCCCGGCACGCTGTATCTGCGCGAGTTCTCAAAGCTGAAGCTGGACGAGATCCCCTACGGCGCCCCGACCGTCGCCGGGGGGGACGCCTGCTACCGCTACATCTGCGAGGCGGCGAGGCTCTGCCTGGACGGGACGGTGCAGGCGATGGCCACCGCCCCCATCAACAAGGAGTCGATGAACAGCGCCGGGCACGATTACCCCGGCCACACCGAGCTCCTGGCCGAGCTGACCGGGACCCCGGAGGTGGTGATGATGCTCGCCGGCGAGCGGCTGAAGGTGACGCTGGTGACCATCCACGAGCCGCTGGCCAGGGTGCCGGAACTGGTCACCTTCGACCGCGTCCTCTCCACCATCAGGATCACCCACGACGCCCTGAGCCGCTGGTTCTGCCCCGCGCCGCGCCTGGCAGTCCTCGCCCTCAACCCGCACTGCGGCGAGGGCGGGATGTTCGGGGACGAGGAGTCACGGATCATAGCGCCTGCGGTCGCGGCCGCCAGAGATATGGGAATCGACGCCGCCGGCCCCGTTTCCGCAGACACCCTGTTCCACTTCGCCGCGAAGGGAGGGTACGACGCGGTGGTCTGCATGTACCACGACCAGGGGTTGATCCCCTTGAAGCTCTTGCATTTCGATGACGGGGTCAACGTGACCCTGGGGCTTCCCATCATCCGTACCTCGGTCGATCACGGCACCGCCTATGACCTCGCGGGGACAGGAAAAGCGAGCGCGGAAAGCATGAAGGCCGCGCTGATCATGGCGGCACGGATGGCGCAACAACAGGTTTGCCGATAG
- a CDS encoding glycine zipper family protein, with the protein MKKLCTLMIAMLLFSACTSYKSQYVSFRPPEAYSNYREVNGVSMGGEAYPDADSAENAFGFDIKGAGLLPVMLVFDNKSGNNLELISGQTFLVDEGGNYWPVVPNNVAFDRLESSTQFASFFGKGAGKGAVLGAAAGGILATAIGIASGKSVGEAVGKGVALGAAGGALIGGAQEGTSGEREQRISSDLRSKGLEGKPIPAGSLANGFLFFPGEATSAKELKLQVRERESGQVHKVSLPLNTAKK; encoded by the coding sequence ATGAAAAAGCTTTGCACCCTCATGATCGCCATGCTCCTCTTCTCGGCATGCACCTCATACAAGAGCCAGTACGTCTCCTTCCGTCCCCCCGAGGCCTACTCCAACTACCGCGAGGTGAACGGTGTGTCGATGGGGGGCGAGGCGTACCCGGACGCCGACTCCGCGGAGAACGCCTTCGGTTTCGACATCAAGGGAGCGGGTCTCCTCCCGGTCATGCTGGTTTTCGACAACAAAAGCGGCAACAACCTGGAGCTCATCTCCGGCCAGACATTCCTCGTGGACGAGGGGGGTAACTACTGGCCCGTGGTCCCCAACAACGTCGCCTTCGACCGGCTGGAAAGCTCGACCCAGTTCGCCTCCTTCTTCGGCAAGGGCGCCGGCAAGGGCGCGGTTTTGGGCGCTGCCGCGGGCGGCATCCTGGCGACCGCCATCGGCATCGCCTCCGGCAAGAGCGTAGGCGAGGCGGTGGGCAAGGGGGTCGCGCTCGGGGCAGCCGGCGGCGCGCTGATCGGCGGGGCGCAGGAAGGGACCTCCGGCGAGCGCGAGCAGCGCATCTCCAGCGACCTGAGGAGCAAGGGGCTGGAAGGAAAGCCCATTCCCGCCGGGTCTCTCGCCAACGGTTTCCTCTTCTTCCCGGGCGAGGCGACCAGCGCGAAGGAGCTTAAGCTGCAGGTGCGCGAACGTGAATCGGGACAGGTGCACAAGGTGAGCCTCCCCCTGAACACGGCAAAGAAATAG
- a CDS encoding ATP-dependent helicase produces MKLLHNLNPPQKEAVLHGEGPLLVLAGAGSGKTRVIVHRIAYLIHERGVPAWQILGVTFTNKAAGEMRERLAQMLGDGELPLISTFHSTCARILRSEIRHLGYDSNFAIYDDKDCEKLLKDCAVELNLDEKRYPAKALAGAIDEFKNQGLAPDQVPTDSPYQATLARVYRCYQERLKRCNAADFGDLLLLAVQLLEQHPEVRQKYLERYRWIMVDEYQDTNPVQYRLVQLLAGERKNLCVVGDDDQSIYGWRGADIRNILEFERDFPGVKVVKLEQNYRSTKTILDGAWNVVQKNRGRKPKRLWTDNPEGERIVYRTLPNEWEEARTVCRETERFLDEGGDLSEVAVFYRTNAQSRAIEDAMVSAGIAYHMVGGVRFYARLEVKDILAYLKVLDNPSDDVALKRIINTPPRGIGNTTVQRLSEFAAEKGIPLYDAMLEGAYGPLLSAAAKGKVAAFAAEIEGYKEKAEQMPLSELTSTIIYESGYFARLKALGSDEAQERIENLQELVTAMQAYESAPGEKGLADFLEQVALVSDLEQEGEGKKASATLMTLHSAKGLEFPLVFLIGMEERLFPHVRALEDPAQMEEERRLCYVGMTRAKKRLFLLNVRRRHIFGQEQMNPPARFIADIPRELLDTGDSWQEPSRQREFPSHNLASLFEEEMEPEDDNEVRMVPEDDQGIYLGMKVRHAQFGPGTIRKIEGEGDNQKVIVWFNSLGGPKKLLVRFAGLERA; encoded by the coding sequence ATGAAACTGCTCCACAATCTGAACCCTCCCCAGAAGGAGGCCGTGCTCCACGGAGAAGGACCGCTGCTGGTCCTCGCCGGGGCCGGCTCCGGAAAGACCCGCGTCATCGTGCACCGCATCGCCTACCTGATCCACGAGCGCGGTGTCCCCGCATGGCAGATCCTGGGCGTCACCTTCACCAACAAGGCTGCAGGCGAGATGCGCGAGCGCCTGGCGCAGATGCTGGGGGATGGGGAACTTCCCCTCATCTCCACCTTCCATTCCACCTGCGCCAGGATCCTCAGAAGCGAGATCCGCCACCTGGGGTACGACAGCAACTTCGCCATCTACGACGACAAGGACTGCGAAAAGCTCCTGAAGGACTGCGCCGTCGAGCTGAACCTGGACGAGAAGAGATACCCCGCCAAGGCTCTCGCCGGCGCCATCGACGAGTTCAAGAACCAGGGACTCGCACCGGACCAGGTCCCGACGGACTCCCCCTACCAGGCGACGCTCGCCCGGGTCTACCGCTGCTACCAGGAGCGCCTCAAGCGCTGCAACGCGGCCGACTTCGGCGACCTGCTGCTCCTTGCCGTGCAGCTCCTCGAACAGCATCCCGAGGTGCGGCAGAAGTACCTGGAGCGCTACCGCTGGATCATGGTCGACGAATACCAGGACACGAACCCGGTGCAGTACCGCCTGGTGCAGCTACTGGCCGGGGAGCGGAAGAACCTCTGCGTAGTTGGTGACGACGACCAGTCCATCTACGGCTGGCGCGGCGCGGACATACGGAACATCCTCGAGTTCGAGAGGGATTTCCCCGGGGTCAAGGTGGTGAAGCTGGAGCAGAACTACCGCTCCACCAAGACCATCCTGGACGGTGCCTGGAACGTGGTGCAGAAAAACCGCGGCAGAAAGCCCAAGCGCCTTTGGACCGACAACCCGGAGGGGGAGCGCATCGTCTACCGCACGCTTCCCAACGAATGGGAGGAGGCCCGGACGGTCTGTCGCGAGACGGAGCGCTTCCTCGACGAAGGGGGAGACCTCTCGGAGGTTGCTGTCTTCTACCGCACCAACGCGCAGTCCCGGGCCATCGAGGACGCCATGGTGTCGGCGGGTATCGCCTACCACATGGTGGGGGGGGTCCGCTTCTACGCGAGGCTCGAGGTGAAGGACATCCTCGCTTACCTGAAGGTGCTGGACAACCCCTCCGACGACGTGGCCCTGAAGCGGATCATCAACACGCCGCCGCGCGGCATCGGCAACACCACCGTGCAGCGCCTCTCCGAGTTCGCCGCTGAGAAGGGGATACCGCTTTACGACGCCATGCTGGAGGGTGCCTACGGGCCGCTTTTATCCGCCGCCGCCAAGGGGAAGGTCGCCGCTTTCGCCGCCGAGATCGAGGGCTACAAGGAAAAGGCGGAGCAGATGCCCCTGTCCGAGCTCACCTCCACCATCATCTACGAGTCCGGGTACTTCGCCAGGCTGAAGGCCTTGGGAAGCGACGAGGCCCAGGAGCGGATCGAGAACCTCCAGGAGCTCGTGACCGCGATGCAGGCCTACGAGAGCGCCCCGGGCGAGAAGGGGCTCGCCGACTTCCTGGAGCAGGTGGCGCTGGTAAGCGACCTGGAGCAGGAAGGGGAGGGGAAGAAGGCCTCGGCGACGCTGATGACCCTGCACTCCGCGAAGGGGCTGGAGTTCCCGCTGGTGTTCCTCATCGGCATGGAGGAGCGTCTTTTCCCGCACGTGAGGGCCCTGGAAGATCCCGCCCAGATGGAGGAGGAGCGCAGGCTCTGCTATGTGGGGATGACCCGCGCCAAGAAGCGCCTCTTCCTGCTGAACGTGCGCCGGCGCCACATCTTCGGGCAGGAGCAGATGAACCCGCCGGCGCGGTTCATAGCCGACATCCCGCGAGAGCTCCTCGACACCGGGGACAGCTGGCAGGAGCCTTCGCGGCAGCGCGAGTTCCCCTCCCATAACCTCGCCTCGCTCTTCGAGGAGGAGATGGAGCCCGAAGACGACAACGAAGTGCGCATGGTGCCGGAGGACGATCAGGGGATCTACCTCGGCATGAAGGTGCGCCACGCCCAGTTCGGCCCCGGAACCATCCGCAAGATCGAAGGGGAGGGGGACAACCAGAAGGTGATCGTCTGGTTCAACTCCCTGGGAGGGCCGAAGAAGCTCCTGGTCCGCTTCGCGGGCCTTGAGCGGGCGTGA
- a CDS encoding response regulator, whose translation MNHTILLVDDLQMFLEIEKDFFKYAQVNLLTARDGAEALDLAKSHKPDLIFMDLQMPRMDGAQCCRAIRSVPEISGTPVVIISSSSDANDKEISVEAGCNYFLTKPAGRDRFLEIAREFIPGINRRERRIPCNVGAVLNVNGKAIACSLHDVGSDGAFVVTDFPGEPGNVVNLSFTLPDGTVIDSPCKIVWTSESIVVRPKGLGVKFALMPKEVRSSLTRFLEGNSKR comes from the coding sequence TTGAACCACACCATCCTTCTGGTAGACGATTTGCAGATGTTCCTGGAGATCGAAAAGGATTTTTTCAAGTATGCACAGGTGAACCTTTTGACTGCGCGCGACGGCGCCGAGGCGCTCGATCTCGCGAAGAGTCACAAGCCGGACCTGATCTTCATGGACCTGCAGATGCCCAGGATGGACGGCGCGCAATGCTGCCGGGCCATCAGGTCCGTCCCCGAGATCTCCGGCACCCCCGTGGTCATCATCTCTTCCAGTTCCGACGCAAACGACAAGGAGATCAGCGTTGAAGCCGGCTGCAACTACTTCCTCACCAAGCCCGCCGGCAGAGACCGCTTCCTCGAGATCGCCCGGGAGTTCATCCCCGGGATCAACCGGCGCGAGCGGCGCATCCCCTGCAACGTGGGCGCCGTGTTGAACGTGAACGGAAAAGCCATCGCCTGCTCCCTGCACGATGTCGGGTCGGACGGCGCCTTCGTCGTCACCGATTTTCCCGGCGAGCCCGGCAACGTGGTCAACCTCTCCTTCACCCTTCCCGACGGGACCGTCATCGATTCCCCCTGCAAGATCGTCTGGACCAGCGAAAGCATAGTGGTCCGTCCCAAAGGGCTCGGCGTCAAGTTCGCGCTCATGCCCAAAGAAGTCAGGTCCTCCCTGACTAGGTTCCTGGAAGGAAACTCCAAGCGCTAG
- a CDS encoding CsgG/HfaB family protein yields the protein MLKKAGVLALTLALTSGCASTINMANYGELECDKKDCEISPPEYIVNKKKPKVAILPIADVTDFAGKLSKPAQETLTQIITGGTGLEVVERAQMEKLFEEAKFKESVSGDLDTEALTHLAKDIDYVIMGSVSSVNTGAKFTEASSYVDKKGRTHHTAASCSVSGEATVNVRAVSTVTGSIYKVFTPFKGSVSGSSEIRSSYDCRVGDPYQLASGATAKAIENGRNSFIDAFPNYGYVAKTMTNPKDPKDRVAQITLGRNDGVKPGDRVTLAKFIKSFDRIKKVESVTLQDLAEVQINETGIGDDQSFVKLPEDLAAEVTAGYIVKTKSKRGFFGS from the coding sequence ATGTTAAAGAAGGCGGGTGTGCTGGCGCTCACGCTGGCGTTAACTTCCGGGTGTGCGAGCACGATCAATATGGCCAACTATGGTGAGCTTGAGTGCGACAAGAAGGATTGCGAGATCTCGCCTCCTGAGTACATCGTAAATAAGAAGAAGCCGAAGGTCGCTATCCTGCCCATAGCCGATGTCACCGACTTTGCCGGCAAGCTCTCGAAACCCGCTCAGGAGACGCTGACCCAGATCATCACCGGCGGAACCGGGCTCGAGGTGGTCGAGCGGGCCCAAATGGAGAAGTTGTTCGAGGAGGCGAAGTTCAAGGAGAGCGTAAGCGGCGACCTGGACACTGAGGCGTTGACCCACCTTGCAAAGGACATCGATTACGTGATCATGGGATCGGTATCGAGCGTCAACACCGGCGCCAAGTTCACCGAAGCTAGCAGCTACGTCGACAAGAAGGGGAGGACCCACCACACCGCAGCCTCTTGTTCGGTTTCCGGTGAAGCCACCGTCAACGTGAGAGCGGTCAGCACTGTGACCGGCAGCATCTACAAGGTATTCACCCCCTTCAAGGGTAGTGTTTCCGGTAGTAGCGAGATCAGGAGCAGCTACGACTGTCGTGTGGGTGACCCCTACCAGCTCGCCTCGGGTGCGACCGCCAAGGCAATCGAGAACGGGCGTAACAGCTTCATCGACGCCTTCCCCAATTACGGATATGTTGCCAAGACCATGACCAACCCGAAAGATCCTAAAGATCGGGTCGCGCAGATCACACTGGGGAGAAACGACGGCGTGAAGCCCGGTGACCGTGTGACGTTGGCGAAGTTCATCAAGTCCTTCGACAGGATCAAGAAGGTCGAGTCAGTCACCCTGCAGGACCTGGCCGAGGTGCAGATCAACGAGACGGGAATCGGCGACGATCAAAGCTTCGTGAAACTCCCCGAGGATCTTGCGGCGGAAGTCACCGCCGGCTATATCGTCAAGACCAAGTCGAAAAGGGGCTTCTTCGGGAGCTAG
- a CDS encoding response regulator, whose translation MGKERDILIVDDNEVVCDVLAQLFRNEGFDSWGVATGEECLEELNRASCKLVMLDVRLPGISGIEVLEAIRRDHPGIEVIIMTSHVSLETAVQALRLGAQDYLFKPFDDLEMVIATVNKVLERRRLVEERDKLVRTLADLAMENGRILAECRRVNSSLEEKVAQRTAELSKANLQQKAIIAEMREAKEAAEAANRAKSQFLANMSHEIRTPMNGVLGMAELLLHTELDEKQISYVKMLHRSGESLLGIINDILNISKIEAGRLEIEKIPFDLHETARGAVELYREVGRRKGVAVELQIEEDVPRCVAGDPNRLRQVLINVVNNGLKFTEKGSVQVRVTLVEQNRNGQYVGFEVKDTGIGIPAESIGTIFDLFAQVDGSTTRKYGGTGLGLAIAKQLVELMGGEIGVESEPGQGSTFTFIVFLQYADEAPSGEEVDTPVELDNPMVAAGEVRKFKARVLLAEDNPVNCEVAFAMIAALGCQVDVAQNGKQAVEAVKQQPYDLIFMDCQMPEMDGCQATRAIRQQELGSGRHTTVIALTAHAMEGAREYCLSAGMDDYLSKPFNLEQLQELIAKWTIARV comes from the coding sequence ATGGGAAAAGAACGGGACATTCTGATCGTCGACGACAACGAAGTGGTGTGCGACGTTCTGGCTCAACTTTTCCGCAACGAGGGGTTCGACAGCTGGGGCGTGGCCACCGGCGAAGAGTGCCTCGAGGAACTGAACCGGGCCTCCTGCAAACTGGTGATGCTGGACGTGCGCCTCCCCGGGATCAGCGGCATAGAGGTCCTCGAAGCCATCCGGCGGGATCATCCCGGGATTGAAGTGATCATCATGACCAGCCATGTCTCGCTGGAGACGGCGGTCCAGGCCCTGCGCCTGGGGGCGCAGGATTATCTATTCAAGCCCTTCGACGACCTGGAGATGGTGATTGCCACGGTGAACAAGGTGCTGGAACGCCGCCGCCTGGTCGAGGAGCGCGACAAGCTGGTGCGTACCCTGGCCGACCTGGCCATGGAGAACGGCCGCATCCTCGCCGAATGCCGCCGGGTCAACAGCAGCCTCGAGGAAAAGGTGGCGCAGCGGACCGCGGAGCTCTCCAAGGCTAACCTGCAGCAAAAGGCGATCATCGCCGAGATGCGCGAAGCGAAGGAAGCCGCGGAGGCAGCCAACCGGGCCAAGTCGCAGTTCCTCGCCAACATGAGCCACGAAATCCGCACCCCGATGAACGGCGTCCTTGGCATGGCGGAACTCCTGCTGCACACAGAGCTCGACGAAAAGCAGATAAGCTACGTCAAGATGCTGCACCGCTCCGGAGAGTCGCTCCTAGGCATCATCAACGACATCCTCAACATCTCGAAGATAGAGGCAGGAAGGCTGGAGATAGAGAAGATTCCTTTCGACCTGCATGAAACGGCACGCGGTGCGGTGGAGCTCTACCGGGAGGTCGGCCGGCGCAAAGGTGTCGCGGTGGAACTGCAGATCGAGGAAGATGTTCCCCGCTGCGTGGCCGGCGACCCGAACCGCCTGCGCCAGGTCCTGATCAACGTGGTCAACAACGGCTTGAAATTCACAGAAAAGGGATCGGTGCAGGTTCGGGTCACCCTTGTGGAGCAGAACCGGAACGGCCAGTACGTCGGGTTCGAAGTGAAGGACACCGGCATAGGTATACCGGCCGAGAGCATCGGCACCATCTTCGACTTGTTCGCCCAGGTCGACGGCTCGACCACCCGGAAGTACGGCGGAACCGGACTGGGGCTCGCCATAGCGAAGCAACTGGTGGAGCTTATGGGGGGCGAAATCGGGGTCGAAAGCGAGCCGGGCCAGGGCTCCACCTTCACCTTCATCGTGTTCCTGCAGTACGCTGACGAGGCTCCCAGCGGCGAGGAGGTTGATACCCCTGTCGAGCTGGATAACCCAATGGTGGCTGCCGGTGAGGTGCGGAAGTTCAAGGCCCGTGTGCTTCTGGCCGAGGACAACCCGGTAAACTGCGAGGTGGCGTTCGCCATGATCGCCGCCCTTGGATGTCAGGTGGATGTGGCCCAAAACGGGAAACAGGCGGTCGAGGCGGTTAAGCAGCAGCCCTACGACCTGATATTCATGGATTGCCAGATGCCGGAAATGGACGGCTGCCAGGCCACCCGCGCCATCAGACAGCAGGAGCTCGGTTCCGGCAGGCACACCACTGTGATCGCACTCACGGCCCACGCCATGGAGGGAGCCAGGGAATACTGCCTCAGCGCAGGAATGGATGACTACCTAAGCAAGCCCTTCAACCTCGAACAGCTCCAGGAGCTGATTGCCAAATGGACCATCGCACGCGTATGA
- a CDS encoding efflux RND transporter periplasmic adaptor subunit, with translation MFPATSRRFVQAVGLVTVLLSLSACSTKKEKPKAKPAVPVAVATAARKDVPVQLKAIGNIEPFNSVAIKSQVNGQIAKVHFKDGSDVQQGALLVTLQPESFQAALNQSEAALARDLAQARFAREQAERYRQLVAEGIVTKDQYDQLRTNAESAAAAVAADRAAIANARIQLNYCYIRSPISGRTGNLSLQLGNLVKANDLTLVTVNQISPIYATFSIPERSLPEVKKAMAERALKIEAIVPNDPNGKETGTISFLDNAVNAATGTIRLKGVFANADRKLWPGQFVDVVMTLGLRRDAVVVPTQAVQVGQQGQYVYVVKPDKTAEMRPVTVAAEQGGESIIEKGVAPGETVVVSGQLRLTPGAKVELPSSQKGTEKRP, from the coding sequence ATGTTTCCAGCAACAAGCCGCAGGTTCGTACAAGCAGTCGGCCTCGTAACAGTTCTGCTTTCCTTGTCCGCATGCTCCACCAAAAAAGAGAAACCCAAGGCCAAGCCGGCGGTGCCGGTCGCCGTCGCCACGGCGGCAAGAAAAGACGTCCCGGTGCAACTGAAGGCAATCGGGAACATCGAGCCATTCAACTCCGTAGCCATCAAGTCGCAGGTGAACGGCCAGATTGCCAAGGTCCACTTCAAGGACGGCAGCGACGTGCAGCAGGGTGCCTTGCTCGTCACCCTGCAGCCAGAGTCGTTCCAGGCGGCCTTGAACCAAAGCGAGGCGGCTCTCGCCCGGGACCTGGCCCAGGCGCGGTTCGCCAGGGAGCAGGCAGAGCGCTACCGGCAGCTGGTCGCGGAAGGGATCGTCACCAAGGACCAGTACGACCAGCTCAGGACCAACGCCGAGTCCGCCGCCGCGGCCGTAGCCGCGGACCGTGCCGCGATAGCCAACGCCCGGATCCAGCTCAACTATTGCTACATCCGCTCGCCCATCTCCGGCAGGACCGGTAACCTCTCCCTGCAGCTCGGCAACCTCGTCAAGGCGAACGACCTGACGCTCGTCACGGTCAACCAGATAAGCCCCATCTACGCGACCTTCTCCATCCCCGAAAGGAGCCTCCCCGAGGTGAAAAAAGCGATGGCTGAGCGCGCCCTTAAGATAGAGGCCATCGTACCCAACGACCCGAACGGCAAGGAGACCGGCACCATCAGCTTCCTGGACAACGCCGTCAACGCCGCCACCGGGACTATCCGGCTCAAAGGGGTCTTCGCCAATGCCGACCGGAAGCTCTGGCCGGGACAGTTCGTCGATGTGGTGATGACGCTTGGCTTAAGGCGCGACGCGGTGGTGGTCCCGACCCAGGCGGTCCAGGTCGGCCAGCAGGGACAGTACGTCTACGTCGTGAAGCCCGACAAGACCGCTGAGATGAGACCGGTCACCGTCGCAGCCGAGCAGGGTGGGGAAAGCATCATCGAGAAGGGTGTCGCACCCGGGGAAACCGTGGTGGTCAGCGGCCAGCTGCGACTGACGCCGGGGGCGAAGGTGGAGCTCCCTTCAAGCCAAAAGGGCACGGAAAAAAGGCCATGA